From the Pedobacter cryoconitis genome, one window contains:
- a CDS encoding sigma-70 family RNA polymerase sigma factor: MDANHISDTYLIAAIQANDQAAFRLLYDKYWKVLYLRACKGVDEDEAKDMIQEIMLSVWNRRHHIHASEKDDLGKYLFTALKYRIISYYAHTSGQIKKSELLDIPMDTAPDILLENKELKTVIEATVEKMPGKMQQIFRMSRDENFSVADIAAQLNLSEQTVKNQIGQALKRLRTTVMDHHKGDWVIPVFMICYLAAS, encoded by the coding sequence GTGGACGCTAATCATATCTCTGATACCTACTTAATCGCTGCGATACAAGCAAACGATCAGGCCGCATTCCGTTTACTCTATGATAAATACTGGAAAGTCCTCTATCTCAGAGCCTGCAAAGGAGTAGACGAAGATGAAGCTAAAGACATGATACAGGAAATAATGCTTTCGGTCTGGAACAGGAGACACCATATCCATGCATCAGAAAAAGACGATCTTGGAAAATATCTTTTTACAGCTTTAAAATATCGTATAATCAGCTATTACGCACACACTTCCGGTCAGATCAAAAAATCTGAACTGCTGGACATCCCAATGGACACAGCCCCCGACATCCTGCTCGAAAACAAAGAACTTAAAACTGTTATTGAAGCCACAGTTGAAAAGATGCCCGGTAAAATGCAGCAGATATTCCGCATGAGCAGAGATGAAAACTTTTCTGTCGCCGATATTGCTGCTCAGCTTAACCTCTCCGAACAAACAGTGAAAAATCAAATCGGACAAGCACTAAAACGGCTCCGTACCACAGTAATGGACCACCACAAAGGAGACTGGGTAATTCCCGTGTTTATGATCTGCTATTTAGCCGCTTCATAA
- a CDS encoding PAS domain-containing protein, translated as MNKTTLLSCNQLLDIFSTSHIATAIYTTDNLIIEAATDAMIRFWGKDRSIIGLPLAQAVPELQGQPYIDLLRTVLKTGVTNTGKGVPAVLESDGVLKTTYYDYEYKAVKNDKGENYCILHYATDVTERVLGLQAMENEKQLLVNLENEQTLNEKLTAANEKVSAAYEELHAINEELNNSQQDLYKLNAVLEDRVVERTKSLARSENNLRYLINDAPVAIGVLNGPDLIVESANQYLLNTWAKSSEIIGKTLYTAISELYELSFFSSLAKVMASGKPYVGNEVRGTVEIDGRKEEIYTDFICKHLTDESGQTEKVIIIATDVTEKVKSKVIIEEGRHRLNEMIMTTPVAMALFNGKDLIIEQANHAMLADTWHRQKEEILGKRLIEAFPELEGQQFPQLLMDVFDSGIRVAMPEVPVKIVLPDESVKEIYVNFSYDPLKNKNGQVESILATVIDITATVTARQLLERSEVKLQASLEEVAATNEELQASTEELAATVEELQASSEELAATNEELQASMEELAATNEEIAASHEEVLSTNEELLATQDQLEQMVLKIRASENRFKFLLNSIPQQVWTATHDGALNYLNERVCTDFGYENEEIIGHGWQKFIHADDLPAALANWTEALKNGKEYLVEFRLLFSDGTYRWHLARALPLIENGSITLWIGTNTDIHLQKTNEQLKDEFISIASHELKTPLTSIKAFNQLILRTKDQDRLNGFVIKCSDNITRLEKLIADLLDVTKLNAGKIEYNMAPFSFKKLLTDTVESAQHIFPSHQIILETCCDFEFTGDQFRLEQVINNFLTNAVKYSPDGKFVMVNSSLEHDHVSVSIKDFGIGIAPSHINRLFDRYFRVDSTAMRFEGLGLGLFISSEILKRHSGEVGIESELGKGSTFHFRLPLIPKRAELGNSVSMSEN; from the coding sequence ATGAATAAAACAACCTTGTTGAGCTGTAATCAACTTCTTGATATATTTTCTACATCGCATATTGCCACTGCAATATACACCACCGACAATTTAATTATCGAAGCAGCCACGGATGCTATGATTCGTTTTTGGGGGAAAGACAGATCTATTATTGGTTTGCCATTAGCACAGGCGGTCCCGGAATTACAAGGTCAACCTTACATTGATCTGCTAAGGACCGTCTTAAAAACTGGTGTAACTAATACAGGAAAAGGTGTGCCCGCAGTTTTGGAATCAGATGGTGTTTTGAAAACAACTTATTATGATTACGAATATAAAGCGGTAAAAAATGACAAGGGAGAGAATTATTGTATTTTACATTATGCGACTGATGTAACAGAGCGTGTTTTAGGATTACAGGCCATGGAGAATGAGAAGCAATTGCTTGTCAATCTAGAAAATGAACAGACTTTAAATGAAAAATTGACTGCTGCAAATGAAAAGGTATCTGCGGCATATGAAGAGTTACATGCGATTAATGAAGAATTAAACAATAGCCAGCAGGACCTGTATAAGCTAAATGCTGTGTTAGAGGACCGCGTAGTAGAAAGGACAAAAAGTCTGGCCAGAAGTGAAAATAATCTGCGCTATCTGATCAATGATGCCCCGGTGGCTATTGGAGTGTTAAATGGGCCTGATCTTATCGTTGAATCTGCTAACCAATATTTGCTGAATACCTGGGCTAAATCAAGTGAAATTATAGGTAAAACTCTTTATACAGCTATCTCTGAATTATATGAACTCTCTTTTTTCTCGTCATTAGCCAAAGTAATGGCTAGTGGTAAGCCTTATGTGGGGAACGAAGTTAGAGGAACTGTGGAAATTGATGGCAGGAAAGAAGAAATTTATACAGACTTTATTTGTAAACACTTAACAGATGAATCGGGTCAAACTGAAAAGGTCATCATTATTGCAACCGATGTTACAGAAAAGGTTAAGTCAAAAGTTATCATCGAAGAAGGAAGGCACAGGTTAAATGAGATGATCATGACCACGCCGGTCGCAATGGCTTTATTTAATGGTAAAGATTTGATCATTGAACAGGCGAACCATGCCATGCTTGCCGATACCTGGCATCGCCAGAAAGAAGAGATATTGGGCAAGAGACTGATTGAAGCATTTCCGGAACTGGAAGGGCAGCAGTTTCCACAATTATTAATGGATGTATTTGATTCCGGGATCCGTGTGGCTATGCCAGAAGTACCGGTAAAAATTGTACTGCCAGATGAATCTGTTAAGGAAATTTATGTTAACTTTTCTTATGATCCTTTGAAGAACAAAAATGGACAGGTAGAATCAATTTTAGCCACAGTTATTGATATTACGGCTACAGTGACAGCAAGGCAGTTGCTGGAAAGGAGTGAAGTTAAACTTCAGGCTTCACTGGAAGAAGTGGCTGCAACAAATGAAGAACTTCAGGCTTCGACAGAAGAATTAGCCGCAACTGTAGAGGAACTACAAGCTTCTTCGGAAGAACTGGCTGCAACAAATGAGGAGCTCCAGGCCTCAATGGAAGAATTAGCAGCAACTAACGAGGAAATAGCCGCTTCTCATGAAGAAGTACTGAGTACAAATGAAGAATTACTGGCTACTCAGGATCAATTAGAACAAATGGTTTTAAAGATCAGAGCGAGTGAAAACCGTTTTAAATTTCTATTGAATTCTATCCCGCAGCAAGTGTGGACAGCGACGCATGATGGTGCTCTGAATTATTTAAATGAACGGGTATGCACTGATTTTGGTTATGAAAATGAAGAGATTATTGGTCATGGATGGCAGAAATTTATTCATGCTGATGATTTACCGGCGGCTTTGGCTAACTGGACAGAGGCACTGAAAAATGGGAAAGAGTATTTAGTAGAATTCCGTTTGTTATTTAGTGATGGAACTTATAGATGGCATCTGGCAAGGGCGCTTCCTTTGATAGAAAATGGCAGCATCACTTTATGGATTGGTACAAATACAGATATACATCTGCAAAAAACTAATGAGCAGCTAAAGGACGAATTTATATCAATTGCCAGTCATGAATTAAAAACTCCATTAACGAGCATAAAGGCTTTTAATCAACTGATTTTAAGGACTAAAGATCAGGACAGGTTAAATGGGTTTGTGATCAAATGTTCTGATAATATTACCAGGCTGGAGAAACTGATTGCCGATCTGCTTGATGTGACCAAATTAAACGCGGGTAAGATTGAGTATAATATGGCACCGTTCAGTTTTAAAAAACTATTAACTGATACTGTAGAAAGTGCGCAGCATATATTTCCTTCTCATCAGATTATCCTGGAGACTTGTTGTGATTTTGAATTTACCGGAGATCAGTTCCGGCTGGAACAGGTGATCAATAATTTTCTGACCAATGCGGTTAAATACTCTCCTGATGGAAAATTTGTAATGGTTAATAGTAGTTTGGAGCATGACCATGTTTCAGTGTCTATCAAAGATTTTGGTATTGGTATAGCCCCTTCACATATCAATAGGTTATTTGACAGGTATTTTAGGGTAGATAGTACAGCGATGCGATTTGAAGGTTTAGGGCTTGGCTTATTTATCTCTTCTGAAATCTTAAAAAGACATAGTGGTGAAGTCGGAATAGAGAGTGAACTTGGAAAAGGGTCAACCTTTCATTTCAGGCTTCCGTTAATTCCTAAAAGAGCAGAACTTGGAAATAGTGTTTCTATGAGTGAAAACTAA
- a CDS encoding SRPBCC family protein: MKNEISTQIIDKLTAFGLQPTGKENIDQGERIVSLIAGTWLVYKSIKKMGKHPFLGIQGAAAGGLMLYRGATGFCPVYKQLNKDTTDPQAINITEQITVNAPKEEVYAFWRDLSNLPKFMKHLKNVEEISDKVSLWEANTPGGLLDLTWNAEITREEEGVYLGWQSLEGSMIDNAGKIEFKDSLNGTGTEIQIEIDYFSPAGSVGRGITSLFNGIFERMIRQDIQNFKAYAEAADFRAYAGLSEQNS, translated from the coding sequence ATGAAAAACGAAATAAGCACTCAAATCATCGATAAATTAACAGCTTTTGGCCTTCAGCCGACAGGAAAAGAAAACATAGACCAGGGCGAAAGAATTGTCTCGCTGATTGCCGGAACATGGCTGGTCTATAAAAGTATAAAGAAAATGGGAAAACATCCATTTCTGGGAATTCAGGGTGCAGCAGCAGGCGGACTAATGCTTTATCGTGGCGCTACGGGATTCTGTCCAGTTTACAAGCAGCTGAATAAAGATACTACTGACCCACAAGCAATTAATATTACTGAGCAGATTACTGTCAATGCACCAAAAGAAGAAGTATATGCTTTTTGGCGTGACCTTTCCAACCTGCCAAAATTTATGAAACACCTCAAAAATGTTGAAGAAATAAGTGATAAGGTATCCTTATGGGAGGCTAATACACCGGGTGGTTTGCTTGACCTGACCTGGAACGCAGAGATTACCCGTGAAGAAGAAGGCGTATATCTGGGCTGGCAATCTCTTGAAGGATCTATGATCGACAACGCAGGTAAAATAGAATTTAAAGACTCCTTAAACGGTACAGGTACTGAGATTCAAATTGAGATCGATTACTTCTCCCCCGCAGGTAGTGTAGGCAGAGGTATCACGTCTTTGTTTAATGGAATATTTGAACGTATGATCCGTCAGGACATCCAGAATTTCAAAGCCTATGCAGAGGCCGCCGACTTCAGAGCTTATGCAGGGCTTTCGGAACAGAATAGCTAA
- a CDS encoding TolC family protein → MRTTYTTLLVLFLNITSFQASAQLDTLKITFPDAEKTFLENNIGLIAQKYNVQVSKALIKQAKLWDNPYLATDQNLYDNTRKFFNHTDGNGEIYLVVSQVIKTAGKRGKEIELAKDQAEIQEALFNDLMRNLHYNLQLDFAQLANLNDQAKVYQNELTAGNQLITKIEHTYKTDKTKFKDYIRLKALLFGLENDKIENSRQINALETELKVLLRTKSTAFIAPVIKQSKTEMIKLDLNNLINQAKIHRADYHSSDLAFSYAKHNLEYQKALAIPNITFGVDYDHTNSYSKDYFGMQVGFQLPFFNRNQGNIRSARYAIQNKESVLKENELRLENAVVSTFQQYEISKNVLSSKHTEFNEQYDQLFKSLLHDYESGKIGLVEFVDFFDSYKDTKLKLLQQEFSLQKAIADLNYTVGTTVIKP, encoded by the coding sequence ATGAGAACAACTTATACCACTTTATTGGTTTTATTCCTGAATATTACGTCCTTTCAGGCCAGTGCGCAATTGGATACGCTGAAGATTACTTTTCCTGATGCTGAAAAAACATTTTTAGAAAATAATATCGGCCTGATTGCACAGAAATATAATGTTCAGGTTTCAAAAGCGCTGATAAAACAAGCAAAGCTTTGGGATAATCCATATTTAGCGACAGATCAAAATCTATATGATAATACCCGCAAATTTTTCAATCATACAGATGGGAATGGAGAAATATATCTTGTAGTTAGCCAGGTAATTAAAACTGCTGGAAAACGAGGAAAAGAAATTGAACTCGCTAAAGATCAGGCAGAAATTCAGGAGGCTCTTTTTAATGATTTAATGCGCAATTTACATTATAACCTGCAACTGGATTTTGCACAGCTTGCGAACCTGAATGATCAGGCGAAAGTTTACCAGAATGAGCTCACCGCGGGTAATCAGTTAATTACCAAAATTGAACATACCTATAAAACTGATAAGACAAAATTCAAAGATTACATCCGCTTAAAAGCACTGCTTTTTGGTTTAGAAAATGATAAAATAGAAAATAGCAGGCAGATCAACGCTTTAGAAACTGAACTTAAGGTATTGCTTCGTACAAAATCTACAGCCTTCATTGCCCCCGTTATCAAACAATCCAAAACAGAAATGATAAAATTAGACCTCAATAATCTAATCAATCAGGCAAAAATTCACAGAGCGGATTATCATTCTTCCGATCTGGCCTTTAGTTATGCTAAACATAACCTTGAATATCAAAAGGCCTTAGCTATACCTAACATTACCTTCGGTGTAGATTATGACCATACAAACAGTTATTCTAAAGATTATTTTGGCATGCAAGTTGGATTTCAATTGCCTTTCTTTAATCGGAACCAGGGCAATATCCGCTCTGCCCGTTATGCTATACAAAACAAAGAAAGCGTACTTAAAGAAAACGAATTAAGACTGGAAAATGCTGTTGTATCAACCTTTCAGCAATATGAGATTAGTAAAAATGTTCTATCTTCCAAACACACAGAGTTTAATGAGCAATACGATCAGCTATTTAAAAGCTTGCTTCATGATTATGAAAGCGGAAAAATAGGGCTGGTTGAATTTGTAGATTTCTTTGACTCTTATAAGGACACCAAACTCAAACTTTTGCAACAAGAGTTCAGTCTTCAAAAAGCCATTGCTGATTTAAACTATACCGTAGGCACAACCGTCATTAAACCATAA